From the Dehalococcoidia bacterium genome, the window GATGAACCGAATACTTCCTTTCCAATCAGAATAAGTATCTGGATGCACACCGCACGGCACCACAAGTTCTGCGAGGCTGCCATTGAACGGTTCAATCCAATTAACAACATCCGTTGGTTCTGAATTGAGGGCGAATATCAGGTCGGGCGTGATTCCTAACTTGGCCAGCCTGGGGCATACCTTGTCACACACGGCTATGTTGTACAGATACGATGAGATGTCGTTGATGTTCTTCTCCAAGGACGGCCCTGCCCCGATGACCAACACGGGGTCTCCATTCACCGCAGGGCTGTCCTGCAAGCTCTTCTTTATCTCGGGCTTGTTGCGGACATAGTTCTGCTCCCAGATTTCCCCGAGAATTTCCGCCACTTGCAGAGAGCGTTGTTCTCTAAGGAGCATGCCACTCCCTCCAAAGGGCGAACGGTACATGCTCTACGAGATTCGCTTCATACAGTATCCCGCCTTCGGAACAGTTCACCACCCGGAACTCATCGGCCCACTCGAAGCAGAAGTCCATGAACTCCCTGCGGGCGTCAAGCCAATCCAGGACCGTGTATGTGTAGTTCCCGGTGACATCCATCATCTTGATGGAATGATTGTTGTGCGTGGCCGCCAACGCCTCTCCCTCGGTTTGGTACGAATAGTTCATCCCCAACAGGACCGCAATCTTGGCGTTGAGCGTATATGCGGTTATGAGGGAGAAATACCCAGAATTGCATCCTCTGATGGTCGGTATCAGTCCGGTTTCCCGCTGCACCAATTCGTACAGTTCTTGACATGTGTTCTGCGGGTTAACGAAGGCTATCGGGCCCTTCCAGGTCTTGAAGGTGTCCGGGTGGGCTGTAACAGGGGCCACTAACCAAATCCCTTCGCTATCAACATCAAGCCATTGAGATACTTCCGTGGCCGCCGTGTTCAGCGCACATACTGCGAGTGGCTTGATGTGTTCCATCACCCTCTTCAACGCCTTGTCCGTGGATATGACAGGGACCTTGCATCCCTTGAGCAGATGGATGTTCTTCTCCAACGACCATCCCGCCCCTACTATAATTGCACTCTCGATGAGCGGCATGTTAATCAACCCACCATGCTTCTCGATGAGCGGTTTGTTGGCGTAGTAGTTCTCGAACCATTGGTTCCTCAACCTGATGTCCACCAGGCCGTCCAATTCCTTCCGCAGCTTCCTGCTGTATGGGTTAAATCGTGTGTGTCCATTCGACATATTCCTTCACCTTCATCTGCTTGAAAACATTGATGTGCCGCATGAGCGGCGATTCCGACAGGTTCACCGCCTTCCTCGGGCTCTTGGGGTCGTTGCCATGCCACATCAGGGCGGTGTTGGCAAGGCATTGCGAATAGGCCAGGAAGTAGAACGGTATCGCCACCACCTTGTTGATGTCCGGGAAATACAGATATTCCCGGTCCTTGGCCTGCTCTTGCGTCCATTCCGGGTTCAATTCCTCGCACAGGTCGTATCCGAGCAAGCCGATGACCTCATAGCCCCGGTCCCTGGCGAACATGAACGCCATCGTTCCTACGTTTCCGCCATGCGAAAGCTCGGGGCAAGTGTTCATCCACTTCCAGACGGTCGTTACGTCCATATCCCCATCGAGGCCCACGGTCGGGTTGAACATGTAGAATTGATTGGGATGTCCCTTCGAATGTTCGTTGATTATCTCCACCGTGGCCGGAAATGCTGTGGTCGATATGAGGAACTTCGTCTGGACCCACGGGCGATTCTTTAAGAAACGGAACTGCTCCTCTGATATGGCATTGCTGTCAAGCAATAGGCACCAATCCGGCACCACATCCAGGTTGATGAAACGCTTGAATACCTTGTTGCACATGATGATGTCCCCAGGATAGTTCTTGAGCGACAGTATGTCCTCGTCGGTCAAGGATGGTCCTGCGGCCACCACGATGCAATGCTTCGTCCTGGCACTACCCTGTTTATAATCCATAGAGGTCGTGGCGACCTCCAAGTTCTTCGCCACATTACGGCACCAACCAGGAAGCAACTCCTTGATGACATCCCGATTCCAATCGTCAAACTTCTTCAACAGTTCGGTCGTTCTTTGTTCTGACATGCGAAATCCTCCATGCTCATGTGCGGCAACAGCCTTCTAGCGTACACAGGCCCGAATTTGGACAGGTTATAGACCCTTCCCTTGCCCTTGGAATTGCAGAGCTTCACCAGGGTGTCCAAGGTGATTTGGAACGAAGGCGGTATAGCATAGAGCATATCGCTCTCCGGGGCGTACTCGATGCGGTATCCTAACGCCTGTTCATTGGTCCAATCCTTTTTCAGTTCAAGGCAATGCTCCAACCCGATGATGCCAACGGGCCCAGTGGTCATTTCCAGAGCCATCAGCAGGGCGAACACGCCTACATCCCCTCCGGTGTCTATGACCGGAAGCCCGGTCATCCTCTCCATGAACTGATTGATGTTCTCTACCTGCTCTTCCGGGACGGCTGGATTGAACCAATGTTGATGGGTTCGCCTGCTGACGTGGGCGATTTCCCAGAACACCCCAGGGTCTATCGTGGTCGGTATGATGAAATCGCTCTTCAATCGACCTTCCTGTCCCAGGTACTCGGACACGGCTTTCGTGTTGATGGTCCCTTTTATTTCAGGCGTAGAGTGGAGCACCACAACGACATCCGGTTCTATCCCGCTCCTTATCAAGAACTCCAAGGACTTATTGGTGCAGACCGTGAAGATGTCCTTGTCATGCAGGCGCATGTAATTGGTCACGGCGGATGGCCCCGCCCCTATGACCAAGACCTTCTTATCGGTGCGAGGTGTCTTGAACCCCACCTTGTTGGCCATAAAATATGGTAGGTTGTTTCGAAAATTATCTATCCAGGTATCTAACGAGTGTTCTATCGTAAAGGCGTTCTGGGATAGATGATGGCAATACTGCGCCTCGTTCAACAGCAGGCTTCTCATGGGCATCGAGCCCATTTCCCCATCAGTACACGCTTTCTGCACCAAATCGTGCAG encodes:
- a CDS encoding 6-hydroxymethylpterin diphosphokinase MptE-like protein, whose product is MAEILGEIWEQNYVRNKPEIKKSLQDSPAVNGDPVLVIGAGPSLEKNINDISSYLYNIAVCDKVCPRLAKLGITPDLIFALNSEPTDVVNWIEPFNGSLAELVVPCGVHPDTYSDWKGSIRFINAVTSTGLHHRVSHETGLMPVSIGSNVGTFAYTMCGHWGANPIAYIGLDFSFLTRNEIMLRYDAE
- a CDS encoding 6-hydroxymethylpterin diphosphokinase MptE-like protein, with the translated sequence MSNGHTRFNPYSRKLRKELDGLVDIRLRNQWFENYYANKPLIEKHGGLINMPLIESAIIVGAGWSLEKNIHLLKGCKVPVISTDKALKRVMEHIKPLAVCALNTAATEVSQWLDVDSEGIWLVAPVTAHPDTFKTWKGPIAFVNPQNTCQELYELVQRETGLIPTIRGCNSGYFSLITAYTLNAKIAVLLGMNYSYQTEGEALAATHNNHSIKMMDVTGNYTYTVLDWLDARREFMDFCFEWADEFRVVNCSEGGILYEANLVEHVPFALWREWHAP
- a CDS encoding 6-hydroxymethylpterin diphosphokinase MptE-like protein — protein: MSEQRTTELLKKFDDWNRDVIKELLPGWCRNVAKNLEVATTSMDYKQGSARTKHCIVVAAGPSLTDEDILSLKNYPGDIIMCNKVFKRFINLDVVPDWCLLLDSNAISEEQFRFLKNRPWVQTKFLISTTAFPATVEIINEHSKGHPNQFYMFNPTVGLDGDMDVTTVWKWMNTCPELSHGGNVGTMAFMFARDRGYEVIGLLGYDLCEELNPEWTQEQAKDREYLYFPDINKVVAIPFYFLAYSQCLANTALMWHGNDPKSPRKAVNLSESPLMRHINVFKQMKVKEYVEWTHTI
- a CDS encoding 6-hydroxymethylpterin diphosphokinase MptE-like protein — translated: MESDSQRSKSYRRELHDLVQKACTDGEMGSMPMRSLLLNEAQYCHHLSQNAFTIEHSLDTWIDNFRNNLPYFMANKVGFKTPRTDKKVLVIGAGPSAVTNYMRLHDKDIFTVCTNKSLEFLIRSGIEPDVVVVLHSTPEIKGTINTKAVSEYLGQEGRLKSDFIIPTTIDPGVFWEIAHVSRRTHQHWFNPAVPEEQVENINQFMERMTGLPVIDTGGDVGVFALLMALEMTTGPVGIIGLEHCLELKKDWTNEQALGYRIEYAPESDMLYAIPPSFQITLDTLVKLCNSKGKGRVYNLSKFGPVYARRLLPHMSMEDFACQNKERPNC